Below is a window of Agrobacterium vitis DNA.
CGCCGTAAGAACACCATCCGCGCTGCCAAGGCTGCGGTGGATCGTTCCAAGCAGTTCGCCTACCGCGACCGTAAGGTCAACAAGCGCAATTTCCGCGCCCTTTGGATTCAGCGTATCAACGCAGCTGTCCGCGAATCCGGCCTGACCTATGGCCGCTTCATCGACGGCCTGAACAAGGCTGGCATTGAAGTTGACCGTAAGGTTCTGTCCGACATGGCCATCCATGAACCGGCAGCTTTCGGCGCGCTGGTTGAAGCCTCCAAGAAGGCTCTGTCCTACCTCAAGGACACTGGCACGAAGAACGAGTTTGAGACCGCGGTTAAGTAACCAGCGCGTCCCAAACTGAAATTTGGTATTGGGAAACCCGCGCTGGGAGAACTGGCGCGGGTTTTTTCTTTTTTATTTGATACTGGCGACACATCCGCTGGCCGAACATGGGCAGGAAAGACGACAATGTCCGATCTCGAAAGTTTGAAAACATCCCTTCTGGCCGATATCGCCGCTGCCAGCGACGAGGCGGGCATTGAAGCCGTGCGTCTTGCCGCCATGGGCAAGAAAGGCTCGGTTTCAGAGCTTTTGAAAACGCTGGGCTCGATGACCCCGGAAGAGCGCCAGACCCGTGGCGCCGCCATCAATGCGTTGAAAAACGAGATTACCGAACAGCTCAATACCAAGAAGGCCGAGCTGAAGGACGCCGCCATCAATGCGCGCCTGAAGGCTGAAACGCTGGATGTGTCGCTGCCCGTGCGCTCCTCTCCGGCTGAGCGTGGGCGTATTCATCCGATCAGCCAGATCGTTGATGAAATCACCGCGATCTTTGCCGATATGGGCTTTTCCATTGCCGAAGGCCCGGATATCGAAACCGACTATTACAATTTCACGGCGCTGAACTTCCCTGAAGGCCACCCGGCCCGCGAAATGCACGACACGTTCTTCCTGCAACCCGACGCCAATGGCGAGCGCAAGGTGCTGCGCACCCATACATCGCCGGTGCAAGTGCGCACCATGGAAGCGCAAAAGCCACCGATCCGCATCGTTATTCCGGGCAAGACCTATCGGCAGGATTCCGACGCCACCCATTCGCCGATGTTCCATCAGGTCGAAGGTCTGGTGATCGACAAAACCGCCAATGTTGGCCATCTGCGCTGGGTTTTGGAAGAGTTCTGCAAGACCTTCTTTGAAGTCGATAGCGTCACCATGCGCTTTCGCCCATCGTTCTTCCCGTTCACGGAACCATCGTTCGAGGTGGACATCCAGTGCGACCGCTCCAGCGGCCCGATTGTCAAATTCGGCGAAGGCAAGGACTGGATGGAAATCCTCGGCTGCGGCATGGTCCACCCCAACGTGCTGCGCGCCGGCGGTCTCGACCCGGACGAATACCAGGGCTTTGCCTGGGGGATGGGCCTCGACCGCATCGCTATGCTGAAATACGGCATGCCTGATCTGCGCGACTTCTTCAATGCCGACGTTCGCTGGATGAGCCACTACGGTTTTCGTCCATTGGATGTGCCGACATTGTTTGGTGGCTTGAGTGCATGACCGATCTGCCCGGCGCATACCGTAATGCTGTGACCTTCGCATTTGGTGATACGCCTGAACTGGCGGATCAGCTTTTGGCGCTGGTGCTTGCGGGCAAGAAAACGGCAACATGCGGAGCGTTGCGGGACTTTGGCCCGAAAGGCGAGCCGCTTCCTGTTGTTGGGCGTCGCGACGTCGTTTTGGATGGTGTGGGGCGGCCTGCGGCAGTGATTGAGACCGTTGAAGTCACAATTCGGCGGTTCGATGCAGTCGATGCGGAATTTGCCCATGACGAAGGCGAAGACGATCAGTCGTTAGAGAGCTGGCGAGTCGGTCACGAAGCCTATTTTGCGCGTAATGGTGGGTTTACCCCGGATATGGAATTGGTTTGCGAGCGATTTCGCCTCGTCGAGGTTTTCGAGGGGGGAACGGTGTGACGATATGTCGAGATCGTTTGGTGGCTTGAGTGGTTTAATTTATTTGTGGCCACAAATAAATATACGTGGTAAACATGGAACTTGAATGGGACGAGGAAAAGCGTCAGCGGAATCTGAAACAGCGAGGACTGGATTTCGCTGACGTCAAGTGGTTTGAGCCGGAAAGCGTGATGACGCTTCGTGATGAGAGAGCGGATTACGGTGAACCGCGTTTCAACTCCTATGGCTCTCTGCACGGTATTCCATGCTGCTTTTGCTGGACGCCAAGAAACGGACGTATTCGGATTATTTCGCTGAGGAAAATCAATGACCGCGAAAGAAAAATCTACGAAGAACGCAGAAAAGCAACGGAGTCATCTTCCGACGCTTGAGGACGTGGATAAGGGATTGATCTCGTTGGACGATTACGAAATTGCCCATGGCGAGGATGTTCCCGAATTGACCGAAGCCGGTGCGATGAACGCGCTATCTGTATCTGACGTACCCGAATTGAAGGCAATGTTTGAACGCGCCCGCGGGCAGCGGGGCCAACAGAAAGCCCCGGTTAAGGAACGTATCGGGCTTCGGCTGGATCACAATGTTGTCGAGCACTTTCGCAAGATGGGGCCGGGTTGGCAAAGCAGGATCAATGACGTGCTTGCGGGCTATGTGAAGGCGGATGGGAAGTGACTGTCGCCGAATTGATCCCATGGATGCCTTTGATTGTAGCATGCCTGACTGCGCTCGCCGCTTTTGCAGGCTATGCATGGAACAAGAAAATTGACCGAAAACATGCTTTGATCGAAGCGCGACGAACTGCATATCGAAATTACCTTAGTGCCTTTATGGCGATGTCTGACAGCCCTGAAAGGGTGGAAGAGATTCGGCGTAGTTTCTATCAAAGTGAAGTTGAACTCCTTGTCGTTGGATCGGATGCCGTAATAAAGAAGGTAGGAAAGCTTTCCAGCTTTTATGCTGCAACCAATTCAGATCGCTGGAACCGCGATGCTTCCGAGGTTAGGCGGCTTGTGGCAGAGATTTGTAAAGCCATGCGTGCGGACTGTTTTGAAGCATCCCGTTTGTCGACCGATGAAAT
It encodes the following:
- the rplT gene encoding 50S ribosomal protein L20, producing MSRVKRGVAAHAKHKKVLKAAKGFYGRRKNTIRAAKAAVDRSKQFAYRDRKVNKRNFRALWIQRINAAVRESGLTYGRFIDGLNKAGIEVDRKVLSDMAIHEPAAFGALVEASKKALSYLKDTGTKNEFETAVK
- the pheS gene encoding phenylalanine--tRNA ligase subunit alpha, which produces MSDLESLKTSLLADIAAASDEAGIEAVRLAAMGKKGSVSELLKTLGSMTPEERQTRGAAINALKNEITEQLNTKKAELKDAAINARLKAETLDVSLPVRSSPAERGRIHPISQIVDEITAIFADMGFSIAEGPDIETDYYNFTALNFPEGHPAREMHDTFFLQPDANGERKVLRTHTSPVQVRTMEAQKPPIRIVIPGKTYRQDSDATHSPMFHQVEGLVIDKTANVGHLRWVLEEFCKTFFEVDSVTMRFRPSFFPFTEPSFEVDIQCDRSSGPIVKFGEGKDWMEILGCGMVHPNVLRAGGLDPDEYQGFAWGMGLDRIAMLKYGMPDLRDFFNADVRWMSHYGFRPLDVPTLFGGLSA
- a CDS encoding ASCH domain-containing protein, with protein sequence MTDLPGAYRNAVTFAFGDTPELADQLLALVLAGKKTATCGALRDFGPKGEPLPVVGRRDVVLDGVGRPAAVIETVEVTIRRFDAVDAEFAHDEGEDDQSLESWRVGHEAYFARNGGFTPDMELVCERFRLVEVFEGGTV
- a CDS encoding BrnT family toxin yields the protein MELEWDEEKRQRNLKQRGLDFADVKWFEPESVMTLRDERADYGEPRFNSYGSLHGIPCCFCWTPRNGRIRIISLRKINDRERKIYEERRKATESSSDA
- a CDS encoding BrnA antitoxin family protein: MTAKEKSTKNAEKQRSHLPTLEDVDKGLISLDDYEIAHGEDVPELTEAGAMNALSVSDVPELKAMFERARGQRGQQKAPVKERIGLRLDHNVVEHFRKMGPGWQSRINDVLAGYVKADGK